Below is a window of Pseudarthrobacter equi DNA.
CCGCGGCACGCCGGGAAAGGCTGTGACGGGGGTAACTCAGTCCCAACAGTATGCAAGCCCGTTTGCATTAGATAAAGTGACTACTTCTAACCTATATTCATTAGTTTCAGTTAGGAATTCCCTATGCTTGACGTACGCCGGCTGCGCCTGTTGCGGGAACTGAGCATCCGGGGGACGCTGGCCGAGGTGGCGGAGGCGCTGCAGTACAGCCCGTCGTCGGTATCCCAGCAGCTGGCCCTCCTGGAGAAGGAGGTGGGCGTGGAGTTGCTGCGGAAGACCGGCCGCCGCGTGCAGCTCACCCCGCAGGCCGAGGTGCTGGTGGCCCACACTGCCCAGCTGCTCGAAACCATGGAACAGGCCGAGGCGGATCTGGCGGCCTCGCTGACCACCGTCACGGGCACCGTGCGGATTGCGGTTTTCCAGTCGGCGGCCCTGGCGCTGATGCCGGACACCCTCACCCGGATGGCCGCAACCTACCCGGAAGTCCGGATCGAGATGATCCAGCGGGAACCGGAGACGGCACTCCACGAGACATGGGCCCGCGACTTCGACCTGGTCATCGCCGAGCAGTACCCAGGCCACGCGGCTCCCCGCTATCCGGAGCTGGACCGCGTCAAACTGACCACCGACGCCATCCGGCTTGCGGTTCCGGCGTCCGATGGCGGCACGGCCATCCGCGCGCTCGCGGACACCGCGGAGCTCCCCTGGGTCATGGAACCGCGGGGTGCCGCGTCGCGCCACTGGGCGGAACAGGCGTGCAGGAGCGCGGGGTTCGAGCCGGATGTGCGCTTCGAGACGGCAGACCTGCAGGCCCAGGCCCGGCTGATTGAATCCGGCAACGCTGTGGCACTGATGCCGGATCTGGTGTGGACGGGGCGTGGCACCACCGCCCGGCTGCTGGAGCTCCCGGGCAAGCCGCACCGCACCATCTTCACGTCGGTCCGCCGGTCCAGCGCGCAGCGGCCCGCCATCCTGGCAGCAAGGGAAACCCTGGCCGCAGCTGCCGCCGCGGTGGCGGGGGACGACGCCAGGTAACCGCCCGCCGTCGTCCGTTGACGGAGCTGCGGGTGTTCCGTGCGTCACTGCGGCGGCCCGGCCCCGGCGCTAGACTGGAGCCGTTATGAATCGAACCATGTTCAAGTCCAAAATCCACCGGGCCACCGTCACCCACGCAGACCTGCACTACGTAGGTTCCGTCACCGTTGACCTGGACCTGCTGGAGGCAGCTGACATCCTGCCGGGCGAGCTTGTCTCGATCGTCGACATCACCAACGGCGCCCGGCTGGAGACCTACACCATTGCCGGTGAGCGCGGCTCCGGCGTCATCGGCATCAACGGCGCCGCCGCACACCTGATGCACGAGAACGACCTCGTCATCCTCATTACGTATGCCCAGATGACCACCGAGGAAGCCAAGGCCTACGAGCCGAAGGTGGTCCACGTGGACCAGGACAACCGCATCATCCAGCTGGGGAACGATCCCGCCGAGGGCATTGCCCCCGGGATGATGCGTCCGCCGTTCGCACTCAACAACGCCGCCCTGTAGCCGGGGCGTGAGACCCGGCACCCTTTTCCGCCGCCCGCCGCGGGTTCCTCCGTGCTAGGGGTACTCGCCGGCTTCTTCGTTGTCTGGTGCATCATCCTGGTGGGCTGGTTCGTTGGCCGGCGGAAGATCCTCGGTGACAACGCCCGCCAGGTCCTCAGCTCCCTCACCTTCTTCGTGGCCAGCCCGGCCCTGCTGTTCGAGACCCTCAGCAAGGCCCGGCTGCAGGAAGTCTTCGCCGCTCCGCTGCTGGTGACCGCAGTGGCCGCCATCGCCACGGCTGCCATCTTCTTCACCATTGTGAAGTTCTGGCTGAAGCGCTCGCTGCCCGAGTCTTTGATGTCATCGATGTCCGCCTCGCTCGCGAATTCGGCAAATTTAGGTATTCCCATTGCGGTATATGTCCTGGGTGATGCCAGCTATGTTGCGCCGCTGCTGATCTTCCAGCTGGCCTTCTTCACGCCGCTGTTCCTCATGATCCTGGACTCCAGCACCAGCTCGCACCGGACCACCCCGCTCGGCTTCGTGGTGATGATCCTGCGGAACCCGATGATCGTGGGTTCGGCGCTGGGCCTGATCGTTGCCGGCACCGGTTTCAAGGTACCCGAGCTGGTCATGGAGCCCATCCACCTGATTGGCGGCGCCGCGATCCCGGCCATGCTGATCGCCTTCGGCATGA
It encodes the following:
- a CDS encoding AEC family transporter gives rise to the protein MLGVLAGFFVVWCIILVGWFVGRRKILGDNARQVLSSLTFFVASPALLFETLSKARLQEVFAAPLLVTAVAAIATAAIFFTIVKFWLKRSLPESLMSSMSASLANSANLGIPIAVYVLGDASYVAPLLIFQLAFFTPLFLMILDSSTSSHRTTPLGFVVMILRNPMIVGSALGLIVAGTGFKVPELVMEPIHLIGGAAIPAMLIAFGMSLNGTRPLQAAAGRRVDTLLASAFKLAVQPALAYVFARFALGMDGHALFAVVVTSALPTAQNVFVAASRYKTGLTVAKDTVLITTVVAVPAMIGVALLLA
- the panD gene encoding aspartate 1-decarboxylase; this encodes MNRTMFKSKIHRATVTHADLHYVGSVTVDLDLLEAADILPGELVSIVDITNGARLETYTIAGERGSGVIGINGAAAHLMHENDLVILITYAQMTTEEAKAYEPKVVHVDQDNRIIQLGNDPAEGIAPGMMRPPFALNNAAL
- a CDS encoding LysR substrate-binding domain-containing protein, with the translated sequence MLDVRRLRLLRELSIRGTLAEVAEALQYSPSSVSQQLALLEKEVGVELLRKTGRRVQLTPQAEVLVAHTAQLLETMEQAEADLAASLTTVTGTVRIAVFQSAALALMPDTLTRMAATYPEVRIEMIQREPETALHETWARDFDLVIAEQYPGHAAPRYPELDRVKLTTDAIRLAVPASDGGTAIRALADTAELPWVMEPRGAASRHWAEQACRSAGFEPDVRFETADLQAQARLIESGNAVALMPDLVWTGRGTTARLLELPGKPHRTIFTSVRRSSAQRPAILAARETLAAAAAAVAGDDAR